In the Rhododendron vialii isolate Sample 1 chromosome 2a, ASM3025357v1 genome, tttgagccacgtggttaggctaaggGTAAGTAGGTCAGCTGACGCGGGATGGCTGACCTGGGACAGTACAAGTGGTATCAAGGTATCAAAGCTTGCACCAACCGAAAGCCGGGGGTGGGTCCTGCGGGGAGACTGGGTCCAACAAGTGAGGAGCTTGCGATGTTTGTTGTGCTTGGGTGGGTCCCACATGAGACGAGCTTAATGTGCTTAAGCGGGTACTTGTCTTATATCGCTTGGTAGATGGGAGTGATGGACCATGGGGATGCAACAAGGACGTTGTGACTTAAGTGGCGGCGTGTAACATCCCACATTGAAAACCCAAGGAATTGGGTGGTAATATATAATGAATTGCGAAAGGTCAACTGGCGCGGGTCGTTATAGGTGGTATCGAGTTGGGATCAAAGAATGAAGGGATTGTTCCCCGTATGTATTGTGTTCAACGAATGAAATCCTTCTTTAGCTTGAAAGACATCTCAGGAAAGAGCTACTTAAACTTAAGAAATTGTCCTTCATACTCGAGAATAAGgtcaaggaagaagatgagtgAACTTCAAAGCACTCAACAAAGCGCGAGGAGCCCACTCACTATTATCATTGCTGCTTTCTTTAAGGCATCGGCAAACACTATGTAAGCAGCATCAAAGGAATGCTGCTTTCAAAAACCCTTGATTAAGAGGTTGAGGGGGCCTTTCACTTCATGATTAGACTCAGACCCTTGGGTTGTCCTTCGGTTCACTGATTTTCATAGTTTAGACGGCCagtctcttttttctttttcaagttgGGCCAGACCCAAGCTTTCTGAGATTAGCTGATCCCGACCCATTGCTATCAAAAGCCAATAGGGCTCAGAGCCTACACCAACCGGAAATGTGGGGCGGGTTTCGCGAGGAGACCCGCCTGGGTGGGCCCGACAAGTGAGGAGCTTGAGGTGCTTGTCGAGCTTGGGCGGGTCCCACATGAGATGAGCTTGAGGAGCTTAACGTGCTTAAGCAGATACTTGTCTCACACACTTGGTGAGTGGAAGTGATGGACCATGTTGTGCAACAAGGACGTTGCAATCCTAAGTAGGGGAGACtgtgaagtcccacatcgaGGATTCATGGGGAAGTGAAGTGGTTTATAATGAAACGCTAGCCAGCTATAATGTATAACTCGGGGTTAACCTTTAGAGCCACGCGGTTAAGCTAAGGGTAAGCAGATCTTCTGGTGCTAGGCATTACAAGCTATACATAAAATCAAATGTCAGTGAGAATGAGAATGAAGGCAAAATTCCGTTGCTAGACTAGCTGAGCTATTTACTAGATAAACATGATATAACAGATAGATGAGTACATcctcaaaaaaaatgataaaaataaaaaataaaaaataaaaaggccaAATGATAACCGCAAAGATGTGAATTTAAGCAGACCGTAACAAACCGGATTGAACGAGCGACTTACAACGGGCATATCCACATAGTAGTTGATGTGATTGAATGCTAGTGATAGGGGTTGAAAGGGCAAAACCATTCCTTTTCTAGGAACATGATTAGGCTGTAAAGCATTTCTTACTGCCATATCAACACCTGTAACCAATCAAAAGATTTCAGAATCTAGACCATTAGAACATTGTTTACTATAACAAGGAAATTGCCATGCCTAGGACATTTGGCatcccaaatttatttttctcgtTACACATGCAATGCAACTCAGCATAAGCTTCAAAATGGGAAGGAAAATGAACGCAAAGTCTTTCAAAAACATACAAGGTGAACTTCTAttctctgttattttgtttggaTCATCTGAGTGATATAAGAACTCCGGTTGTACAACCAGTAACTAGTGATCTACATCTTAACTTGAAAAGTATTATGAGGAATGGGTAATGACTTGGTTATAAAGTAGAGATATTAAGGGAAAAATGCAAAGGCTTGAACCTTCAGATGCCATTTGTCCATATAATGTCTTCTTTTCATCATCTTCCTCCAACACTGCAGCTCTTGAATCACCCAGAGCTGAAGTAGATTATACAAAAACAGGGTCATCAAGCCTACAGTTCTTTCACAACGAAATgataaattcaaacaaaaaaaagagaagccaAACAACTTACGATTCAAGTAAGTCAATGctgcaataaaaaaaacattgaagaGAATAGAAAATGCAACCAGTGCTCCAATGCAAACCCAAAACATGTAATCATCCGTAAAGAAGCCTCTTGACGTGAGGAGGACTTTCCCAACCGTAGGTGCATTAATTCGGAGGTCTGTGTTATTCTGCATTTAGAAATAAATTCTAACATTTTGTTGAGGCGACTGCATGAAATTATGCAACATTTCAAATATAAATGCAAAACATAGACTTCTAGACATACATAAAAGATAACTTACGGCACTCCATCTCTTGTCAAGAAATTCATTCATGACTAGTGCATTCTGTCCATAcataattggagaaatataaTAGCCCCATATCATAAATGGCTCAATGTCTTCTGCAGGCACAAAAGGAAATGAATGGTTGTAATGCTTTAATCATCTATGTAGAAACACTCACATGCAAGAATACATAACCTTTTGGCCAAATGCCAAGCATTATTCAGAAAAGTAATGTACCACATTAGAAAATTACctaccaaccaaccaaccaaaagCTTGGTGTGATTGCAGGAAACGGTCAAAagggaaaatagaaaaatgaaatcTGCAGCTTACCTTTGGCAACAATAAATCCTCCAAGAACAATAATTAGTAGCAAGGTGAAGGTGCCTAAAGAGCTGGCAACCACCTGTGTTCTCCCCACCGCAGCAATGAAGCGAAAGAGAGATAGACCCATCTGATGTATACTGAAGAATGCCAAGAACTGACGGAAAAATCTGAATGAGTTGGGAGGGTATTTGTCAGTGAAACAAACTCTAATAACATGAAATCATTAGGTTCACTTTACCATCAATGAAGGTAGTATCGGAAATTCTAGGTACACAAATTTGGACACAGAAAAGAGTATACCAATTTCCCGTTGGATGAATCTCAGGCACAAAGTGAACTACTCGCGGCTTAACCTATGAATTTAGACATCCTGATGCCGAATGGGATGTATAAATTTCTAATGCAGAATTTAAGTTTGGTAGCACTCTTACCTACTTGTGGCCGGAGCATACCCAATTGTGTAATACGTAAGAACAACCCATATTGCTGATTCTAGGAGGGAGATGGGTATTCGAAGGACCCAAATCGGCAAGGCAAAAGCCCACGGAGGGTAGAACAAGGCATCCCTCTGTTTATAGAAGACAGGAAGCCCCAAAACAGTCATTGCGAGCTCTGCCATCCCATTAAACATCACGTTCATCAAACTGAAGAATAGAACTCCGAAAAACTTCCATCCATCTAGCAAAGTGCCAGATGGCATTGTTGTTCTCCAGAACACAGTCAAGGCTATCAATGACATGATTGTTATTTGGGTGATTTTGAATATGTGAACAAAAATGTCGCGCTTCATTAAGAGCCACTCTCTATCAAAGCACGCCTTAAAAAGTTCCCGGTTGGAGATCCCATACTTTTCTGTCACCAAAGCAGCCGGGTGGGTTTTTGTTTTATCATACGGAATGCTAAGATCTGCCGCTAGTTGTTGGCCTATAGGGAATGAGTAGAAGGCCTGTGAGAATTCGGCAACTGAAACATATCTATATGGTTGGTTCTTTTTGAACCAGTATTGTTCTTGATCTTTCTTGGAAGTCACTTCTTGAAGAAAATCGGCAACTCCTTTTCTCTCAGGGCATTTGAAACCCACAAACTCAAAGAACTCGAGGATATTATCACGCGAACCTTGATAGACAATTTGACCTTCTGAAAGTAAAATGATGTCGTCAAACAGATCATAAGTTTCTGGGGCTGGCTGAAGAAGAGAGATGATCATCGTCACATCCATTATATGGACCATTTGCCGCATGTACTTGACAATCTGAAAAGTTGTGGAACTGTCCAACCCGTTCGATATCTCATCCATGAAAAGAGCTTTTGCTGGTCCCACCAACATCTCTCCTACACGCAGTTAAGAAAAAATTTACCGGACTTATCACTGAAAACTCATTTCGAAACCAAAGTAACAAGGAATCAAGGATCAAAACTCTTTGGTGTGTTGTTTGGAAAGCATAGGAAGGGAAACTTTTTGTAAATGTATCGGAAACGAATTCAGTAACATTTtcaaaagagacaaaaaaagaaagaaagaattgaaACAAAAGAAGTTGTTGAGAAGCATCATCTACAATGTATCTAAGTACATGAAAGCCTACTAATTGGTTAATAAGACAAATTGAAATTTATAGCTTGATTCACTATTTTGTGAAAAGGAACAAGttcaaaacaaaatgcaacGGTGCGATGATTGCCAAGTATTGTCAAAATTTGAACTTCGTACTGACACTTCTTTTTTGACGTATTTTGTTGTTCAACTAGTGTTTTTTGGTCCAATCTGATCCACTATCAGATATCCATTCTGAACCCGATGGATCATTTCTTTTTACAATATATGAAATAGAGGATTTCATTAAGTCAATTCTTAGGAAATCTCGAATCAAAACATTTGTcctctataaaaaaattaagtgctccaattttcaatccgtttgaactggtgcgaatcttatttttctgatcattttattctaaaaggtcaaTTACTTTTTGTCTCTAGGGATCTTATAATCAATTATATGCTCTTTATTTGGGACCctgtagagcagatacttaattatgagagccctaaaaacaaaaattaattatgacccttaaggataaaatgatcagaaaaataagatcttcacaccaccacaggttcaaacagattgaaaatttgagcacttaattttctaaccatattttaaaatatataaacagtctaaaaaaaattaattaggcAAAAAATGTACAATTTAATTGGtattaggtaaaataaatagtgTGGTGTTGTCGGGAAACAAAAAGTTGATAGCtaaataaaaaatgtgcacCGTACATGAGGTAGTTCACCTATTTATTGGAGTACATGCTCTAACAGGGAGCAGTTGTTTTATTTCCTTAGGGCAATACGACGTAGTTTTGAGGACTTGAGTGGCATCCACAATCCCTGTAGTGCAGACCAGTTGTTTTATTTCCTTAGGGCAATACGACGTAGTTTTGAGGACTTGAGTGGCATCCACAATCCCTGTAGTGCAGACCACTATAGGATCCCCCCAACCCACCAACGAAGACTTACAGTAGAAGAGCACTTTTATGTATTTATATGAGCATGTTGGGAGTAATTAAAATTACAAGCAAAAGACCAACAAAAAAGACAGATTTAAAGTGTCATTATCAAAGATTCTTAACATATGCAATGGGAATCTTCACAATTCACTGGCATGGAAAGGAGAACATACGCAACTGAAAGAAACAAGGAGAAAAGGCAGTGATCAACAAGAACAATATATGTTTCCTTTTCACAGTCTTGGAAATCATACCGGTGGTCACACGCTTCTTTTGTCCACCAGAAATACCCCTTCTCATCTCATCACCAACCAAAATATCCGCACAAATATCCAATCCTAGTATCTGTGAGAATTCGTTTAACCGTGAGTTGCGAAATCATTTTCTCTTAGGGATTATGAAAGGAGTTCTGCAATAGCAAACTGTACATAAAAAGACAATGGCTTCAATATCAGAAGTGTGACCTTGATAATATAATCTGTGACCAAATTGGACTCTTGGCTCGACACTGCTATGGCCTTCATAAATGCATCGATCTCAGGATCCGGTTTAATTCCTGCTTCTTTCTCTCGTCTTGAGAGCTCTACAAGCATTTCGTATCTTTTGCCAACCCCAAAACAGCGTCCTGAGAAATCCAATGTCTCTCTCACCGTCATCCCCCCATAGTGAAGATCCAGTTGACTAATGTAAGCACAGGTTCTTTGAGGAACAAACTCATTCAATTCATGACCACAATAGGTGACTTTCCCTGATAACTGCCACATGGAAATGAATAAAGAGGAAATCCTCACACAACATAAGAcactaacaaacaaacaaaaacatctAATGGAGAACCATAAACACACCCTTAGGTCCCGATCAAGCTTCCCCGCTAGTGCTTGCAATAATGTTGTTTTGCCCGCATTGGGTGGACCCAAAAGCAATATCATCCTGAAATCATGAAATTAGTACTTTTAAACAACCAGGCAGTACAATACTGATCAAGTTCCAACCTACCCAAGAAGAACCATAAAAGAAAGAGAGGTAAATGAGAATAGAATAAAAGACCAGTGTATGCAAAAGCAGAAAACGATATCTATAACCAAAAAACTCCTTAAAAGACCAACTATTTTCCTTCCAAATGCACCACAAAATGAAGCATAGATTACAATAAGCAAAACATATAGTATTACTTTTACATTACTAACCAAAATACAATATGGAAATAGAactcacaaaataaattttctggTTATACAAACGACACAAACAAcatatttagaatttttttctaGGTGGCCACTGGTAATCTCTCCATTACTCCCTTTTTTGAGAAACCATTTTCCGTAAGCAAGATTACTTCCCTATCTATcatgaaaagaaaaggtttcCAACTTGATTTCATTACCGTGATGGCTTCACAATGCCGCCAACATCTTTAAGTATCTGAATTTTTCTCTTCTTAGAAGGGGCAAGCCGAATCAGTCCGAGAACGCTCTTTTGTCCACAATAGCCAAAAACAAATGTGTTAGTAATCAGCAAAAAAAGCACAAAGCTAAGAGATATGCAAGATGTTATATATATAGTCAATAAAATGTTTCATGGAACGCTAAGCAGCACGAAGATTTAACAGATCACGGGCACACTAGCGAAAACGCCACCCGAGAACCAAACTAAAAGGAAGGCAAGGAACcaaccaaaaaaccaaagcaacaaaccacaccaaaacaaccTCTAAACACCCCAAACACCCTAAACAAACAAGGACTAAAAAATACACTGAAACTCCAAGAGAGTAAAATCGAAGGATAAAGCTGAAACCAAGAAACCATAATCTAACCCGCCaaacctcaaaattaaaattccaTAGAAAGCGACGTACCATCCTCGAAATCCACTTCTTCCTCCAAGACAAACTCTTCCTCCAAATCATCTAGAGCATGGATCCTTTCCTTAAATTCTTTCTTCTTGCATTTCAACAAACTTCTTTAAAGTAAAGTTTCTCCCTCCGACTATGAGACAGTAAGCATCTCCTCATAAgttaaaccaatttttttttttgcagaaatcCCATTGTTCACTTTAATAATTGAAACAACCCTTCTTTCCCTTGTGGTTTCAGCTACAGGGTCCTTGACAACCTTGATAGGATAAAGAACTCCTTTAACATTCAAATTGACAACCTCGTTAAAGCACTCCAGCTGTTCAGTAAGAATAAAAAATCTTCCTTTATCATAAGAGAGACTTTTTGCTATGAACTCATCAATCTTAATAGTCTCCCCCCAAATCTTACCGATGTTGGAGAACATTTGAGTATTCCACACATTGAGCGGCACTCCGAAACATGAAAGCCAGGTGCATCTCGATGGCATCATCCTATGCTTGATCCAAGCCTCCACAGAGGCAAACCATTGAGATAGGCAAACTTTGTTATCCTCaagaaaagaatccaaagacACTTCAGAATCAAACGAAAGGAGAACATAAAGACCCCCCATGTACCGGATATGTGCATCCCAAATCCCGTGGCTAATAAACAGATCTTGCAACTCCTTAGTATCTATATATACCGACAGTTTACCCAACGCGCTCGTTTCTAACCATTTTGATCAATTTTCCTTCGCAAGCACCTCCTTTATAAGACCTTTCAAACCAACCTTCGTAGCATCAATGGAAGATTGAAAATTCCTACGATTACCAACCTGATCAACCTCAAAAAATCCTCCAGAAGGATCATTTTTACCCCTCAAAGAATATACAGGTCCTCTCATAAAGGTATCCTGACCATTCCGGTTCCCGTCACGAATAATTTTCATTCCAGGAAATCTTGCCAAATTAGCATGAATCATGATATTTCTAATAATCATACCATTAACCCCGAACACTGCATTAATCGCTTCCTCTTTGGAACCAAATCTGATGAAGCCAAATTTAGTATTGATTCCCTAGAACTTCTCTTGAGGGTATAAAGGCATCTAACACAGGACCATAACCTTTGAAAATCTGCCTTAACCAAACCACATCCATATGAAAAGGCAGATTATCCACATATacagtaaaaatattgaaagaagAACACCCATGACCAGACCTAAACTGATTACTGTTCCAAAATGCCATAGCCAACCCAGCAAAAAACAGATCAAAAGCACAGAAACCAGCACCGATGACAACAAAACCGGTCGAGAAGAGAAACCCCAAAACAGGCAAACAACAAAAAACCCGTCGAACTCCAGCAAAGACACAAAAGAAACCACACACCGGCCTTCCAAAAGAGGGACACAGAAATACCTCCCAAGAGATGTCGGTCAATAACGACAGAGAGGAACTGGGAGGCGATCATGGGTAGATCGACGGCGATAAGGGTGTATTGATACGGAAGGAGCCATCAATCATCAACGGCGACGACAAAGCACAGCGGCGGCGgcaaaaaaacagaacaagGAGCTGGGTATAAGGAGATGGCGATGTCGGAGACAGAGGAAGGCCGGCGACGCCGACGGGGTAGGCAGCGCAGGGAAACGGGGAGGGGGTTAGGGTTTCGCCATCACAACGCCCAAATCGCCAAACGGCTCGTTTTTCAAACCTAAACTTACCCAGCAACTATTGTTAGTAATAGTCGTTGTTGGGTAGACACTGGAACCAGcaccaacaccaacaccaaACAATTACTCCAACATTGACTGCATTTTTTTCAGGTCGATTCTGAAtcttacaaaaatataaaaataatttaataaatttaaaatgatattttatggagttctgtaaaaaatcagctccaatcgATATCGGTAAAAATTATTTCTAGATTCATAAGatcagtttcgcccctacgaatctagaaataatacgctaatttttttatagaggcccataaaacattattttaaaacttatggaattttttttgtatttttgtagaATCCGaagtgagccccacaaaaaatatagtGCATGGTATaatggtttggtacagtatatGTACTATCATGGAGTATATTTTTCGACATAATTAATGAACACCGCAATGACTTTTGGGGAGCGATTTTTCCCAATTACCCTGCATGTTTTTGCCTTCATTTCGGCAGACATATAAAATTGTTGTATATTGCACAAAAGTTTACCAAGAATGAATGAAAATGTAAGGCCAGACTTGATTTTCTTCTTACATAATAAGTAATATTCTAAAAGTCACCAGGCGCTAGTCATACGGACAGCCATCTTCGAAGCCTAGTAATTGGCGATTGATGGGCACATAGCAATtagtaattggcgattaatcgGCGCATATCAATTAGTCAGATCTAGTCGGATTATAAATTGGCAGCTGATTAATTCCTATTGTTAGAACGCTGataatctatatctatattataaaacagagcggttttttGTCTACCCATATAAATATGAGAACCCCTCTAACCGTTAGATCGTAATTTCAATAGGTTACGACCGTTGGATTAAATCATTGATTCTAACCTATTTCGGTTTTTTGTCTACCCATACAAATATGAGAACCCCTCTAACCGTTGGATCGCAATTTCCATAGGTTACGACCGTTGGATTAATAAAACAGAGTGGTTTTTTGTCTACCCATACAAATATGAGAACCCCTCTAACCGTTGGATCACAATTTCAATAGGTTACGACCGTTGGATTAAATAATTGATTCTAACCTATTTCCCATGAATGTCTACccagttttcctcttctccatcgtgtttcctctcttctctcccctCTTCCTCCATAGTTAtactctctccctcactccatCCCCTCTccgcccccccccccttctctccgcAGAACCCACTCCTCAGAGctccagaaaagaaaagaaaaaacagtgcCCACGAAGCTCCTCCACCAATCAGTCGTCCCGCACACCTACCAATCAGCCGTCCATGAAATCAATTCCTTAGGGTCTTCTTGTGGAAAAATTAATGTGGCCTAAATTGCTGTTTAgaatggaaatttttttgataagagTCTTatcgagaaaaaaaattgttgtttaggatgagaatttttttgctaTTTAGACTAGGAAATGGATTTTGTCTTTAAAAGATGCTcactttgtgtttgttaaaatgtatGTTTGACAGAGTGAAAATAGTGGAGagtgaattaattctttatgcccacttttgtgtagctctcttaatttttggatagactATGTGGTCTGACACTGCGAGAACATGCGACATGACGGAAATAACACGTGGAGAATGTCTGGggaatttttttgctgtttagaaaaaacaattgattttgttgtttaggatggaaatttttttgatctatAACTTTTGTTATTTGTCTCTGAAAAATGCGcactttgtatttgttaaaatataTGTTTGACAGAGTGAAAATAGCGGGGAGTgaattaataaattctttatacccacttttgtgtagctctcttaatttttggatagacttTGTAGTCCGACACTGCGAGGACACGCAACAAAACGGAAATATGTGGAGACATGTCTGAACACGCCACATGATGTATCATTACCAAGGTAAATGCTAGAGACATGGCAAAGTGAATTCAACACTTTTTAAAAGCTTTAGGATAACATATGCATCTTAAAAAGTATTCTAATTGAGAGTTTATTTGCTGTGGATTTTGTTCGTCTTTCGTTTTAATGGTATTATTCGATCAAATCACTACAGGACCAGCACATCCCTTTCCCTAGGTAACAATGTGATCAAATCATTACAGCACCAGCACATCCCTTTCCCTCGCTCTCTCCCCTATCGCCAAGCGTATGACTGAAATGtattgcgccgtgccttcagacacgggcatgcactagtctatattataaaacagagcggttttttGTCTACCCATATAAATATGAGAACCCCTCTAACCGTTAGATCGTAATTTCAATAGGTTACGACCGTTGGATTAAATCATTGATTCTAAcctattttggttttttgtctACCCATACAAATATGAGAACCCCTTTAATCGTTGGATCGCAATTTCCATAGGTTACGACCGTTGGATTAATAAAACAGAGTGGTTTTTTGTCTACCCATACAAATATGAGAACCCCTCTAACCGTTGGATCGCAATTTCAATAGGTTACGACCGTTGGATTAAATCATTGATTCTAACCTATTTCCCATGAATGTCTACccagttttcctcttctccatcgtgTTTCGTCTCTTCTCTCCCCTCTTCCTCCATAGTTATACTctctgcccccccccccccctctctccgcAGAACCCACTCCTCAGAGctccagaaaagaaaagaaaaaacagtgcCCACGAAGCTCCTCCACCAATCAGTCGTCCCGCACACCTACCAATCAGCCGTCCATGAAATCAATTCCTTAGGGTCTTCTTGTGGAAAAATTAATGTGGCATAAATTGCTGTTTAgaatggaaatttttttgataagagTCTTatcgagaaaaaaaattgttgtttaggatgagaatttttttgctaTTTAGACTAGGAAATGGATTTTGTCTTTAAAAGATGCTcact is a window encoding:
- the LOC131317773 gene encoding pleiotropic drug resistance protein 2-like isoform X3, with the translated sequence MSRSGQQDDNEELRRVAIDRLPTYDSLRKGMLNRVLDDGKIMQGEVDVTKLGNQEKKLLMDSVLKTAEEDNESFLERLRERTDRVGIEIPKIEIRFEHLSVDGDIHVGDRALPTLFNATLNALESVLGLIRLAPSKKRKIQILKDVGGIVKPSRMILLLGPPNAGKTTLLQALAGKLDRDLRLSGKVTYCGHELNEFVPQRTCAYISQLDLHYGGMTVRETLDFSGRCFGVGKRYEMLVELSRREKEAGIKPDPEIDAFMKAIAVSSQESNLVTDYIIKILGLDICADILVGDEMRRGISGGQKKRVTTGEMLVGPAKALFMDEISNGLDSSTTFQIVKYMRQMVHIMDVTMIISLLQPAPETYDLFDDIILLSEGQIVYQGSRDNILEFFEFVGFKCPERKGVADFLQEVTSKKDQEQYWFKKNQPYRYVSVAEFSQAFYSFPIGQQLAADLSIPYDKTKTHPAALVTEKYGISNRELFKACFDREWLLMKRDIFVHIFKITQITIMSLIALTVFWRTTMPSGTLLDGWKFFGVLFFSLMNVMFNGMAELAMTVLGLPVFYKQRDALFYPPWAFALPIWVLRIPISLLESAIWVVLTYYTIGYAPATSRFFRQFLAFFSIHQMGLSLFRFIAAVGRTQVVASSLGTFTLLLIIVLGGFIVAKEDIEPFMIWGYYISPIMYGQNALVMNEFLDKRWSANNTDLRINAPTVGKVLLTSRGFFTDDYMFWVCIGALVAFSILFNVFFIAALTYLNPLGDSRAAVLEEDDEKKTLYGQMASEGVDMAVRNALQPNHVPRKGMVLPFQPLSLAFNHINYYVDMPVEMKKKGIREDRLQLLRDVSAVFRPGILTAFVGVSGAGKTTLMDVLAGRKTGGYFEGTISLSGYVKNQATFARVSGYCEQNDIHSPYVTVHESLLHSAWLRLSSDVNTKTRKMFVEEVMELVELNPIRNYLVGLPGVDGLLTEQRKRLTIAVELVANPSIIFMDEPTSSLDARAAAIVMRTVRNTVDTGRTVVCTIHQPSIDIFEAFDELLLMGRGGQVIYAGPLGRQSREVIEYFEAVPGVPKIKDGYNPATWMLEISAPSVETQLNVDFAEIYAKSSLYQRNQELIKELGTPPLGSEDLYFSTKYSQPFVTQCKACFWKQHRSYWRNPQYNIIRFYMTVVIAAIFGFILWKKGQQMTKQQDLINLLGVMFAAVLFLGASNATSIQAIVVIERTVFYRERAAGMYSALPYAFSQVAIEVIYVTIQTLVYFLILYPMIGFEWKVVKVLWFFYYILMCFIYFTMYGMMVAALTPDVQIAAIVTSFFLSLWGLFSGFLIPRPVCQLKTYQANPDLVEVVLLG